In Candidatus Dependentiae bacterium, the following proteins share a genomic window:
- a CDS encoding glycosyltransferase family 4 protein, which yields MNVLKHQYTDDICNRRIAVLGPTPPPLGGVSVHVQRVIAKLKKQANHVIHFNTCREFRYRFFYVYLLHLFYFLMKYKPHELHLHTLYLSNGLRELRFIVWLKKILTFDVVLIEHDCRYLYKQSKDWKDSLNRLMPYIQKHIYIGSRTAQSYQQSSIMPARITTIESAFLPPDEKREKAIIQTYPKEIFNFIAEHDHLLLGNAFALSLIDGKDLYGFDQSIDALSQLRKKDMHVGLIFVLGQMGDKDYFAQCMQRIEQLELQNHIYILSGQKELWPLLKKVDVFVRPTLSDGASVSIEEALWCGKPVVTTDVCWRPKEALLFKSGDVNDFVRALSQLF from the coding sequence ATGAATGTATTAAAACATCAGTATACAGATGATATATGTAACAGACGAATTGCAGTTTTGGGGCCAACACCACCGCCCTTGGGCGGTGTTTCAGTTCATGTGCAACGTGTAATTGCAAAACTTAAAAAGCAGGCAAATCATGTGATACATTTCAATACCTGTCGAGAGTTTCGCTATCGTTTTTTTTATGTTTATTTGTTGCATCTCTTTTATTTTTTAATGAAATATAAACCGCATGAATTGCATTTGCATACATTGTATTTAAGCAATGGATTGCGTGAATTACGTTTTATTGTGTGGTTGAAAAAAATATTAACCTTTGATGTTGTATTGATTGAGCATGACTGTCGATATCTGTATAAACAGTCAAAAGATTGGAAAGACAGTTTAAACCGATTAATGCCGTATATACAAAAACATATATATATTGGTTCGCGCACTGCACAAAGTTATCAGCAAAGTAGTATTATGCCTGCACGAATAACTACTATTGAATCTGCATTTTTACCTCCCGATGAGAAACGAGAAAAAGCTATTATACAGACCTATCCCAAAGAGATATTCAATTTTATTGCAGAACATGACCATCTGTTGTTGGGTAATGCTTTTGCGTTATCACTTATTGATGGAAAAGATTTATACGGTTTTGATCAGTCTATTGATGCACTTTCTCAATTGCGTAAAAAAGATATGCATGTCGGTTTGATTTTTGTTTTGGGTCAAATGGGTGATAAAGATTATTTTGCGCAATGTATGCAGCGGATTGAGCAGCTTGAATTACAAAATCATATCTATATTTTATCCGGACAAAAAGAGCTCTGGCCATTACTGAAAAAAGTGGATGTTTTTGTGCGCCCTACATTGAGTGATGGTGCAAGTGTCAGCATTGAAGAGGCCTTGTGGTGTGGTAAACCGGTAGTGACTACTGATGTATGTTGGCGCCCTAAAGAGGCATTGCTTTTCAAATCAGGCGATGTTAATGATTTTGTGCGAGCCTTGTCTCAATTATTTTAA